One Desulfobulbus oligotrophicus DNA segment encodes these proteins:
- a CDS encoding MotA/TolQ/ExbB proton channel family protein has protein sequence MSMSLIYHKIGPAGVVLVLLSFAALYFSIKNVTLLLLINRDFRQRFSKIESGELSYSSELHRPQNPLSGIIAAVVETHATHSNDIRAEVAYLFHRNFERINRDITWLKLISVIAPLLGLLGTMLGMVAVFRELAAGAGAANAATLANGIWEALITTIMGLTVAVPTLVVFYFLSLKMKGFHIEAIEHSYRAVHLFQRNCPHARTVHEAESSSQGRCPMSGQDGKTVLQSDCPSVEAV, from the coding sequence ATGTCTATGTCTCTTATTTATCACAAGATAGGACCGGCTGGTGTTGTGCTTGTGCTTCTTTCCTTTGCAGCCCTGTATTTTTCCATAAAAAATGTGACGTTGCTGCTGCTTATCAACAGAGATTTTCGTCAACGTTTCAGCAAAATAGAGTCCGGCGAACTGTCGTATTCCTCCGAACTGCACAGGCCGCAGAATCCGCTCAGTGGTATTATTGCGGCGGTTGTAGAGACACATGCCACCCACTCCAACGATATCCGTGCTGAAGTGGCGTATCTGTTCCACCGTAACTTTGAGCGTATCAACCGCGACATCACCTGGCTCAAGCTCATCTCGGTCATTGCTCCGCTGCTGGGATTATTGGGAACCATGCTCGGGATGGTCGCCGTGTTCCGTGAACTTGCAGCCGGGGCAGGAGCCGCCAACGCAGCCACGTTGGCCAACGGTATCTGGGAAGCACTCATCACAACCATCATGGGGCTGACAGTTGCTGTGCCGACGTTGGTTGTTTTTTATTTTTTGAGTCTGAAAATGAAAGGCTTTCATATTGAGGCCATTGAGCACAGCTACCGTGCTGTGCATCTGTTCCAGCGCAACTGTCCCCATGCCAGGACAGTACACGAAGCAGAATCCTCATCTCAAGGCAGATGCCCCATGAGCGGGCAGGACGGAAAAACAGTTTTGCAAAGCGACTGTCCTTCTGTGGAAGCGGTCTGA
- a CDS encoding ExbD/TolR family protein codes for MSETFSFEDEIDANIDLTPLIDTVFMLLIFFIMATSFSKPVLEVALQEAQGAVVQEREEEPLTITVTGDGRIMCNDEETSLEDFESVIAARPEGEAVVFNVDKTANFGIFVHLLDIAKKNGQTDFAIITAQEEKP; via the coding sequence ATGTCGGAAACGTTTTCTTTTGAAGATGAAATTGATGCCAATATTGATCTGACGCCACTGATCGATACGGTATTTATGCTGCTGATCTTTTTCATTATGGCGACCAGCTTTTCCAAGCCGGTGCTTGAGGTTGCCCTGCAGGAGGCCCAGGGAGCTGTTGTTCAGGAAAGGGAAGAGGAGCCGCTCACCATCACGGTGACCGGAGATGGTCGTATTATGTGCAACGATGAGGAAACATCCCTGGAAGATTTTGAGTCGGTTATCGCTGCCCGCCCTGAAGGGGAGGCCGTGGTGTTTAATGTGGATAAAACAGCGAACTTCGGCATCTTTGTGCATTTGCTGGATATAGCAAAGAAGAATGGTCAGACTGATTTCGCCATTATCACGGCTCAGGAAGAGAAGCCATGA
- a CDS encoding TonB family protein, whose protein sequence is MSTTACASFVYGRTSRVVGLAGALTGHGGLVILALLFLSQTPAIPLPPPVEATTIALQVVAPQKKVSQPAPVEPPKPVPVSKPAVQPAKSAPIEPVKPKCAVTPPVPKPALQPLPEPAHSAVQQSSEPAPVPAPRPVTQPAQMANTGQPTAPPDTQAKQTLLSYLVAQIEKHKRYPAQARRRGIEGTVRMKVSIDSAGNLLAISVLDGADPLLAKATQSVANKIREQWKSSGSGASVSVIVPLRYSLVE, encoded by the coding sequence ATGAGTACGACTGCCTGTGCCTCTTTTGTATATGGCCGTACGTCTCGGGTCGTCGGCCTGGCTGGAGCGTTAACCGGCCACGGCGGGCTGGTGATTCTGGCTCTGTTGTTTTTATCGCAGACGCCTGCAATACCTTTGCCGCCGCCTGTTGAAGCGACAACCATTGCTCTGCAGGTTGTTGCTCCACAAAAAAAAGTATCACAACCGGCGCCGGTAGAGCCGCCAAAGCCTGTGCCTGTGTCCAAACCAGCAGTACAGCCGGCAAAATCAGCACCCATAGAGCCTGTAAAGCCAAAGTGCGCCGTGACGCCGCCTGTTCCCAAACCGGCGTTACAGCCGTTACCGGAACCTGCGCATTCTGCTGTTCAGCAAAGTTCCGAGCCTGCACCTGTGCCAGCTCCCCGGCCTGTCACGCAACCGGCGCAGATGGCAAACACCGGGCAACCAACCGCTCCACCTGACACACAGGCCAAACAGACGCTGCTTTCCTATCTGGTGGCACAGATTGAAAAACATAAACGCTATCCTGCCCAGGCGCGGCGAAGGGGTATTGAGGGGACTGTACGGATGAAAGTTTCCATTGATTCGGCAGGCAATCTTCTTGCCATAAGCGTGCTGGATGGTGCAGACCCGCTGTTGGCAAAGGCAACGCAATCCGTTGCCAACAAGATCCGGGAGCAGTGGAAAAGCTCCGGCAGCGGTGCGTCTGTGTCTGTCATCGTACCGCTCAGGTACTCCCTTGTGGAATAA
- a CDS encoding Tex family protein, with the protein MHMYANTIARELGIRTSQVKVVSALLDDGATIPFVARYRREATGSLDETQITAIRDRSADLLNLDKRRSAILASLAERDLLTKDVQQAIEAAADLTTLEDIYLPYRPKRKTRASIAKEKGLEPLATVLYGQSKQQVEVEPFVNAEKGVATVEEALEGARDIMAEWISEDASIRAGLRDLFQRRSTITSTIIKDQEEKGSKFRDYFDWQEPVTKVAGHRLLAMFRGEQEKVLSLLFRPPEADSLAFLHRYLVRSTGFAGQQVALSLEDSYKRLLAPSLENELRRNLKTQADQEAIAVFAENLRELLLAAPLGQKRTMALDPGFRTGAKLVCLGEQGELLHSTTIYPVFSGRQQEEAAQTVLQLCRQYRIEAIAIGNGTASRETEAFVRGLPLAPEVIVTMVDESGASIYSASEVARAEFPDHDITVRGAVSIGRRLQDPLAELVKLDPKVIGVGQYQHDVNQKALKQSLDDVVISCVNKVGVEVNSASRELLTYVSGLGETLAANILAHRSEHGAFTTRRQLLKVPRLGKKAFEQCAGFLRIHDGKNPLDRSGVHPERYDIVEQMAKDCGCTVAALIEQEHLRQQIDLTQYVDDEVGLPTLQDIMAELAKPGRDPRQSFTAFAFAPGIEKLEDLQEGMVLPGIVTNVTRFGAFVDVGVHQDGLVHISQLADRFVKDPAEVVKVRQQVQVRVLEVDTKRKRIALSLRNT; encoded by the coding sequence ATGCACATGTATGCAAACACTATTGCCAGGGAACTTGGCATCCGGACTTCTCAGGTAAAAGTCGTCTCTGCCCTTCTTGATGACGGCGCCACCATCCCCTTTGTCGCCCGTTATCGGAGGGAGGCCACGGGCTCTCTTGATGAGACACAGATTACAGCTATCCGTGACAGAAGCGCCGACCTCCTCAATCTGGACAAACGCCGCTCCGCCATCCTTGCCTCACTTGCTGAGCGAGACCTCTTAACCAAGGATGTACAGCAGGCAATCGAGGCTGCGGCCGATCTGACCACGCTTGAAGACATCTATCTGCCTTACCGGCCCAAGCGAAAAACCAGGGCATCCATTGCCAAAGAAAAAGGCCTGGAGCCGCTGGCAACTGTGCTGTATGGCCAGAGTAAACAGCAGGTCGAGGTTGAACCTTTTGTAAATGCGGAAAAGGGTGTGGCCACGGTTGAAGAGGCCTTGGAAGGTGCCCGTGATATCATGGCCGAATGGATCAGTGAGGATGCCTCGATCCGTGCCGGTCTGCGGGATCTTTTTCAGCGCCGATCCACCATCACCTCAACTATTATCAAAGATCAGGAAGAGAAGGGCAGTAAGTTCAGGGATTATTTTGATTGGCAGGAGCCTGTCACCAAGGTGGCCGGCCATCGACTGCTGGCCATGTTCCGCGGTGAGCAGGAAAAAGTTCTCAGCCTTTTGTTTCGACCGCCCGAAGCCGACTCATTGGCTTTTCTGCACCGTTACCTGGTTCGTTCCACAGGTTTTGCCGGGCAGCAGGTGGCCCTTTCCCTTGAAGACAGCTACAAACGATTGCTGGCGCCTTCTCTGGAAAATGAACTGCGCCGAAACCTGAAAACACAGGCAGACCAGGAGGCCATTGCTGTGTTTGCCGAAAACCTGCGTGAGCTCCTTCTCGCTGCACCACTTGGGCAGAAGCGGACCATGGCCCTTGACCCTGGATTTCGAACCGGGGCAAAGCTGGTCTGTCTTGGTGAGCAGGGAGAACTGCTCCATTCCACAACCATTTATCCGGTGTTCTCCGGAAGACAGCAGGAAGAGGCAGCCCAGACAGTCCTGCAGCTCTGCCGGCAGTACCGCATTGAGGCCATTGCCATTGGCAACGGTACCGCCAGCCGGGAGACCGAAGCCTTTGTGCGGGGTTTACCGCTTGCACCGGAGGTGATTGTCACCATGGTCGATGAAAGCGGTGCCTCCATCTATTCGGCCTCAGAGGTGGCACGTGCGGAATTTCCCGACCATGACATCACGGTGCGCGGCGCTGTCTCCATTGGTCGGCGACTGCAGGATCCACTGGCCGAACTGGTCAAGCTCGATCCCAAGGTCATCGGCGTTGGTCAGTATCAGCATGATGTCAATCAAAAGGCATTGAAACAGAGCCTGGATGACGTGGTGATCAGTTGCGTGAACAAGGTTGGTGTCGAGGTCAACAGCGCCAGCAGGGAACTGCTGACCTATGTGTCAGGACTGGGCGAAACACTGGCAGCCAACATCCTGGCCCATCGCAGCGAGCACGGCGCCTTTACCACCAGAAGACAGCTGTTAAAGGTGCCCCGTCTCGGGAAGAAGGCATTTGAACAGTGCGCCGGTTTTTTACGTATCCACGACGGTAAAAACCCGTTGGATCGTTCAGGTGTGCATCCCGAACGCTACGACATTGTCGAGCAGATGGCAAAGGACTGCGGCTGCACCGTGGCAGCGCTCATCGAACAGGAACACCTGCGGCAACAGATTGATCTTACGCAATATGTAGACGATGAGGTCGGGCTGCCGACCCTGCAGGATATCATGGCCGAACTTGCCAAACCGGGTCGCGATCCACGACAGTCATTTACTGCCTTTGCCTTTGCCCCGGGGATTGAAAAGCTGGAGGATCTGCAGGAGGGCATGGTGCTGCCGGGTATTGTCACCAATGTGACCAGATTCGGGGCGTTTGTTGATGTCGGCGTGCACCAGGACGGTCTTGTGCATATCAGCCAGCTTGCTGATCGCTTTGTAAAGGATCCCGCCGAGGTGGTCAAGGTACGGCAGCAGGTGCAGGTGCGCGTTCTGGAGGTGGATACAAAGAGAAAACGCATTGCACTTTCCCTGCGCAACACCTAA
- a CDS encoding NAD(P)-dependent oxidoreductase, translating into MKPLRVLIVGVGGLGKCLVLEALERDLPVSVLVRNQEKLRDDLGEATLAKLENIHVGDGTDAQVLDKAMQDIDVVLSGRGAAPDLARELAAAVKRNGVKKLCWPGGTTNVMAEDGITPNYKELQHLGSWVEQAYALHGACIDIIRKAGINYVIFCPGRMQGTGRRSPDVQATIRINRDAGPFVSYEDAAWVLLEAATTDSYDHQLISAATPQTAP; encoded by the coding sequence ATGAAGCCTTTGCGTGTTTTAATTGTTGGTGTGGGGGGTCTGGGTAAATGCCTGGTTCTGGAGGCGTTGGAACGCGACCTGCCTGTATCTGTTCTGGTGAGAAATCAGGAAAAGCTTCGGGATGACCTTGGAGAAGCCACCCTTGCCAAACTGGAAAACATCCATGTTGGTGATGGAACAGATGCACAGGTGCTTGATAAAGCAATGCAGGATATTGATGTTGTTCTTTCAGGACGAGGGGCGGCTCCTGATCTGGCCCGTGAGTTAGCAGCAGCTGTGAAGCGCAACGGTGTTAAAAAACTCTGCTGGCCCGGTGGTACAACCAATGTCATGGCTGAAGACGGTATCACGCCGAATTACAAAGAGCTGCAGCACCTGGGCAGCTGGGTTGAACAGGCCTACGCCCTTCATGGTGCATGTATTGATATCATCCGCAAGGCAGGTATCAACTATGTTATCTTCTGTCCGGGCCGTATGCAGGGAACCGGACGCCGCAGCCCGGACGTGCAGGCAACGATACGGATTAACCGGGATGCCGGGCCTTTTGTCTCCTACGAAGATGCTGCCTGGGTGCTGCTTGAGGCTGCGACCACAGACAGCTATGACCACCAGCTTATCAGTGCGGCCACACCACAGACTGCACCGTAA
- a CDS encoding type I restriction-modification system subunit M, giving the protein MTQNDQQELGKTLWKIADDLRGSMNADDFRDYMLAFLFLRYLSDNYETASKKELGRDYPDPNSVENSGRTSLSVWYEENPDDIEMFEKQMRRKAHYVIKPEYLWTSIAYLANTQNNELLNTLQAGFKYIENESFGSTFAGLFSEINLASDKLGKTYTDRNDKLCTIIKRIAEELAEFSIDTDMLGNAYEYLLDQFAAGSGKKAGEFYTPQRISDILSGIVILDSQSPETGPRHKLNNVLDFACGSGSLLLNVRRRMLAAGGTIGKIYGQEYNVTTYNLARMNMLLHGVKDTEFEIYHGNTLTNEWDWLRETNPAKKPKFDAVVANPPFSYRWQPRDEASEDMRFKNHGIAPKSAADFAFLLHGFHYLKDDGVMAIILPHGVLFRGGAEARIRRKLLEDGNIDTVIGLPANLFYSTGIPVCILVLKKCKKSDDVLFINAEKEFEKGKRQNHLNKEHIAKIIDTYKERPEEPIKRYARRVGMDEVKANDWNLNISRYVSTAEPEPEIDLTSVHQELTAIEKDILAAATKHNAFLKELGLPPLPGPQQ; this is encoded by the coding sequence ATGACTCAAAACGACCAGCAGGAACTTGGCAAAACTCTGTGGAAGATCGCAGACGATCTGCGTGGCTCCATGAATGCCGATGACTTTCGCGACTATATGCTCGCGTTTTTATTTTTACGCTATCTCTCGGACAACTACGAGACTGCGTCAAAAAAGGAACTTGGCAGGGACTATCCAGACCCGAACAGTGTTGAAAATAGCGGACGCACATCCCTGTCAGTGTGGTATGAGGAAAACCCGGATGACATTGAGATGTTTGAAAAACAGATGCGCCGCAAGGCTCACTATGTCATCAAGCCCGAATACCTGTGGACCAGCATTGCCTACCTTGCCAACACACAGAACAACGAACTGCTGAACACCCTGCAGGCAGGATTCAAGTACATTGAGAACGAGTCCTTTGGAAGCACTTTTGCCGGATTGTTTTCCGAGATCAACCTGGCCTCGGATAAGCTTGGCAAAACCTATACCGATCGCAACGACAAACTCTGCACCATTATCAAGCGGATTGCCGAAGAGCTGGCTGAGTTCTCGATTGATACAGACATGCTCGGCAACGCTTATGAGTACTTACTGGATCAGTTTGCTGCCGGCTCAGGCAAAAAAGCCGGCGAATTCTACACACCGCAGCGGATATCTGACATTCTTTCCGGCATTGTTATTCTGGACAGTCAATCGCCGGAGACCGGTCCACGGCATAAACTCAATAACGTTTTAGACTTCGCCTGCGGCTCGGGTTCGCTGCTCTTGAATGTGCGGCGGCGTATGCTCGCGGCCGGGGGCACCATTGGCAAAATCTATGGCCAGGAGTACAACGTTACCACCTATAACCTGGCACGAATGAACATGCTGCTGCACGGGGTGAAGGATACCGAGTTTGAGATCTATCATGGCAACACGCTTACAAACGAGTGGGACTGGCTGCGCGAGACCAACCCGGCAAAAAAACCAAAGTTTGATGCCGTGGTGGCCAATCCGCCCTTCAGCTATCGCTGGCAACCGCGGGACGAGGCCAGCGAAGACATGCGCTTTAAAAACCATGGCATTGCACCAAAATCTGCAGCAGATTTTGCCTTTCTGCTGCACGGATTCCACTACCTCAAGGATGACGGCGTAATGGCCATTATCCTGCCCCATGGTGTGTTATTCCGTGGCGGAGCAGAAGCACGCATCCGCCGGAAGTTGCTGGAAGACGGTAATATCGACACAGTGATCGGTCTGCCGGCCAACCTGTTTTATTCCACAGGTATCCCGGTATGTATTCTGGTACTCAAGAAGTGTAAAAAATCAGATGACGTGCTGTTCATCAATGCGGAAAAGGAGTTTGAAAAGGGTAAGCGCCAGAACCATCTCAACAAAGAGCACATTGCAAAGATTATCGACACCTATAAAGAGCGCCCGGAAGAGCCCATTAAGCGGTATGCCCGGCGCGTCGGGATGGATGAGGTCAAGGCCAATGACTGGAACCTGAACATCTCCCGCTATGTCAGCACCGCCGAACCGGAACCGGAAATCGACCTGACGAGCGTACACCAGGAACTGACAGCCATTGAAAAAGACATTCTGGCGGCAGCGACAAAGCATAATGCCTTTCTTAAAGAACTCGGCTTGCCGCCACTGCCGGGCCCTCAGCAGTGA
- a CDS encoding AAA family ATPase yields MSIQPFSDLPALAQHLRDELMNKKFILLYAYNGIGKTRLSTAFKNLGKDVADEDKRDTLYFNAFTEDLFTWDNDLDNDSERVLRLNSQSRFFAGLEELEMDTRIRPLLSRYVDFDFRINTDRWEVSFSREVSDGDGHRIEDGIKISRGEENIFIWCFFLAIVQLTLDDDGNGPYNWVRYIYIDDPISSLDDQNAVAVATHLARLLKNPESKLKTVISTHHALFFNVLYNEIKRKKNRRDRFFLACDRVSNEYTLRDTGETPFFHHVAALAGLYEAEQSGELYTHHFNMLRAILEKTASFHGYDNFSACIRQGDDDVEDVLHTRLINILNHGNYSLYEPREMLAENKEHFRRILHDFINHYPFNRELFPNR; encoded by the coding sequence ATGAGCATTCAGCCTTTCTCGGACCTGCCTGCGCTGGCCCAACACCTGCGTGATGAGCTGATGAACAAGAAATTCATCCTGCTCTACGCTTACAACGGCATTGGCAAAACGCGACTGTCCACCGCGTTCAAGAATCTTGGTAAAGATGTTGCTGATGAGGACAAACGTGACACGCTCTATTTCAACGCTTTTACCGAAGATCTGTTCACATGGGATAACGACCTGGATAACGACAGCGAACGAGTTTTGCGTCTTAATTCCCAATCGCGATTTTTTGCCGGGCTCGAAGAATTGGAGATGGATACCCGCATCCGTCCCCTGCTCAGCCGCTACGTAGATTTTGACTTTCGTATCAACACCGACAGGTGGGAAGTGAGCTTTTCGCGCGAAGTGTCGGATGGTGACGGACATCGTATCGAAGATGGTATTAAGATCTCACGCGGCGAAGAGAATATCTTCATCTGGTGCTTTTTCCTTGCCATTGTCCAACTCACACTGGACGACGATGGCAATGGCCCCTATAACTGGGTTCGGTATATCTATATTGATGACCCGATATCGTCGCTGGATGATCAAAATGCGGTTGCCGTTGCAACACACCTGGCCAGATTGTTGAAGAATCCAGAAAGCAAACTTAAAACAGTAATTTCCACTCACCACGCGCTATTCTTCAACGTACTGTACAACGAAATTAAACGAAAGAAGAATCGGCGCGATCGGTTTTTTCTAGCGTGCGATCGGGTGTCAAACGAGTACACTCTCCGTGATACCGGCGAAACGCCGTTTTTTCATCATGTGGCAGCACTGGCCGGACTGTACGAGGCTGAACAAAGTGGCGAGCTTTATACACATCACTTCAATATGCTCCGAGCCATCCTGGAAAAAACCGCCAGCTTTCACGGCTACGACAACTTTTCCGCTTGTATCCGGCAGGGTGACGATGACGTGGAAGATGTGTTGCACACACGACTGATCAACATTCTTAATCACGGCAATTATTCGCTCTATGAGCCACGGGAAATGCTCGCAGAAAACAAAGAGCACTTTCGGAGGATTCTTCACGACTTCATCAACCATTATCCTTTCAACCGGGAGTTATTCCCGAATAGATAG
- a CDS encoding Fic family protein: protein MTTKLPINLNSLLHLRTIESERVEYKTGWNPEAVLHSICAFANDFHNLGGGYVVVGVEEQNGQPVLPPAGLLSEQIDRIQKELLNLGNAAIQPPYHPLTATYEVRGRLILVLWVPGGETRPYKARVRLGDKNAEWAFYLRRHTSTVRAKGADERELLSLAATVPFDDRYHQGAGLADLSTHLIREFLQEIGSELADGSATLSVEELGRRMNIVGGPVEMAFPKNVGLLFFNDRPDRFFPASQIDVVYFPEGAGGDRFEEKEFIGPLGHITRDAVDYIARNYLKETVIKHPDRPQAERFWNFPLAAVEEAVVNAVYHRSYEIREPVEVRITPEELMVLSFPGPDRSIRMEDLQAGRAVSRRYRNRRIGEFLKELNLTEGRSTGIPKILRVMQANGSPGPVFESDDERSSFLIRLPIHPGFVEEQNSEATPEATPEATPEATPEVGRLLETLQGEMSRAELMAALGLKDEKHFREHYQQTAIDQGLMEMTIPDKPRSPLQKYRLTSKGMAWLRRRQI from the coding sequence ATGACCACCAAACTCCCCATCAACCTTAATTCCCTGCTTCATCTGCGTACCATTGAAAGCGAGCGGGTGGAATACAAGACGGGCTGGAATCCTGAAGCGGTGTTGCACAGTATTTGTGCCTTTGCCAATGACTTTCACAATCTGGGCGGTGGCTATGTGGTGGTTGGTGTTGAAGAACAAAACGGTCAGCCGGTCTTGCCGCCTGCGGGCTTACTGTCGGAGCAGATTGACCGTATCCAGAAGGAACTGCTGAACCTGGGGAATGCAGCAATCCAGCCGCCTTATCATCCACTGACCGCCACCTATGAGGTGCGGGGCAGGTTGATTCTGGTGTTATGGGTGCCGGGTGGAGAGACCCGCCCATATAAGGCGCGTGTCCGGTTGGGTGATAAGAATGCCGAGTGGGCTTTCTACCTGCGCAGGCACACCAGTACCGTGCGGGCAAAAGGTGCCGATGAACGTGAGTTGTTATCGCTGGCCGCCACGGTGCCTTTTGACGACCGTTACCATCAGGGTGCCGGTCTTGCCGATCTGTCAACGCACCTGATACGTGAGTTCCTACAGGAAATCGGCAGTGAGTTGGCAGATGGATCGGCAACATTGAGTGTTGAAGAGTTGGGACGGCGCATGAATATTGTTGGCGGTCCGGTGGAGATGGCATTTCCGAAGAATGTTGGACTGTTGTTTTTCAATGACCGCCCAGATCGATTTTTCCCGGCCAGCCAGATTGACGTGGTGTATTTTCCCGAGGGTGCTGGCGGCGACCGCTTTGAAGAAAAGGAATTTATCGGGCCGCTGGGACATATTACCCGCGATGCAGTGGATTACATTGCTCGCAATTACCTGAAGGAAACGGTTATCAAACATCCTGATCGCCCCCAGGCAGAGCGTTTCTGGAACTTTCCGCTGGCGGCCGTTGAAGAGGCGGTGGTGAATGCAGTATATCACCGTTCTTATGAGATCCGCGAACCGGTTGAGGTGCGCATCACCCCGGAAGAACTGATGGTGCTGAGCTTTCCCGGCCCAGATCGTTCCATCCGCATGGAAGACCTGCAGGCAGGCCGTGCCGTCAGTCGTCGTTATCGCAATCGCCGTATCGGTGAATTTTTAAAAGAATTGAATCTTACTGAAGGCCGATCTACGGGTATTCCAAAAATTCTTCGGGTAATGCAAGCTAACGGCTCACCTGGGCCCGTGTTTGAAAGTGATGATGAGCGCAGTTCATTCTTGATCCGTTTGCCCATACATCCAGGCTTTGTTGAGGAGCAAAATTCCGAAGCTACCCCCGAAGCTACCCCCGAAGCTACCCCCGAAGCTACCCCTGAAGTAGGTCGACTGCTTGAGACACTTCAGGGTGAAATGAGCCGCGCTGAACTGATGGCCGCTCTGGGGCTGAAGGATGAGAAACATTTTCGTGAACATTATCAGCAAACAGCTATTGATCAGGGCTTGATGGAAATGACCATCCCTGACAAGCCCCGCAGTCCTTTGCAGAAATATCGATTGACGAGCAAGGGTATGGCCTGGCTGCGAAGAAGACAGATATGA
- a CDS encoding restriction endonuclease subunit S — MNKQKTQKKGLVPRLRFPEFRDAGEWNNDALGNLFVERKETGDEDIPLLSLTEKEGLILQQNSGRKDNSSANKSKYLRVSAGDIAYNTMRMWEGRSALATNEGLVSPAYTVCTPKDQVDSRFFSYYFKTKQLIRQFRRYSQGLVKDTLNLKFEAFSQIHVFFPGLYEQQKIADCLGSLDDLIAAEGRKLAALQDHKKGLMQQLFPREGKTRPRLRFPEFQDRGKWEEHVLHNITTKVGSGITPRGGDKNYKTTGRPFIRSQNVGCGELFLDDLVFIDESTHSSFDATEIHMLDVLLNITGASIGRSAVADDKIAGGNVNQHVCIIRTKIEELNPILLNQFLISERGQRQIDSFQAGGNRQGLNFAQIRSFVIPLPPTNTEQRKIADCLSSLDDQIIAQSKRIDALKDHKKGLMQQLFPVLEEVGLS; from the coding sequence ATGAATAAACAGAAGACACAAAAAAAAGGGCTGGTGCCAAGGCTGCGGTTTCCGGAGTTTAGGGATGCGGGAGAGTGGAATAATGATGCACTCGGGAATCTTTTCGTGGAGAGAAAGGAAACTGGAGATGAAGACATTCCACTACTCTCGCTCACGGAAAAAGAGGGGCTGATTTTGCAGCAGAACTCCGGTCGGAAAGACAATTCTAGTGCGAATAAATCAAAGTATTTACGTGTTTCCGCTGGAGATATTGCATATAACACCATGCGGATGTGGGAAGGTCGGAGTGCACTGGCGACAAACGAGGGGCTTGTAAGTCCAGCCTATACCGTTTGTACCCCCAAAGACCAAGTCGATAGTCGTTTTTTCTCCTATTACTTCAAGACTAAACAACTAATTAGACAGTTCAGACGCTATTCTCAAGGTTTGGTCAAAGATACTCTCAACCTAAAGTTTGAGGCTTTTTCTCAAATACATGTTTTCTTCCCTGGCCTTTACGAACAACAAAAAATCGCTGACTGTCTGGGTTCGCTGGATGATCTGATTGCGGCAGAAGGGCGGAAGCTGGCAGCTTTGCAGGATCACAAAAAAGGGCTGATGCAACAGCTCTTCCCCCGTGAAGGCAAAACCCGCCCCCGCCTCCGCTTTCCTGAGTTTCAGGATAGGGGAAAATGGGAAGAGCATGTCCTTCATAACATAACAACCAAAGTTGGAAGTGGCATCACGCCACGCGGTGGGGACAAAAACTATAAGACAACTGGACGACCGTTCATACGTAGCCAAAATGTTGGCTGTGGCGAACTTTTTCTCGATGATCTGGTATTTATAGATGAAAGTACCCACTCTTCATTTGATGCCACTGAGATTCACATGCTCGATGTCCTATTGAATATTACCGGCGCATCCATCGGTCGTAGCGCCGTAGCTGATGACAAAATTGCTGGTGGGAATGTAAATCAACACGTTTGTATTATTCGAACAAAGATAGAAGAATTGAACCCCATTTTGCTTAATCAGTTCCTGATTTCCGAACGTGGGCAGAGGCAGATAGACAGTTTCCAGGCAGGCGGAAACCGCCAAGGCTTAAATTTTGCGCAAATACGCTCATTCGTGATTCCACTTCCACCGACCAACACCGAACAACGAAAAATCGCTGACTGCCTCTCCTCACTCGACGACCAAATCATTGCCCAAAGCAAACGCATCGACGCCCTGAAAGACCACAAAAAAGGCCTGATGCAGCAACTGTTTCCAGTGCTGGAAGAGGTGGGACTGTCATGA